In one Mycobacteroides chelonae genomic region, the following are encoded:
- a CDS encoding metal-dependent hydrolase, with amino-acid sequence MATDRFAPEEVALRPRNVHFDWGASPLHWIPGDPYASHVVTALNLFLPVAERWFSALLSDALEYVRDERLREEIVGFIGQEAVHAKTHDEVLVDYVRRHGIDPVPFTRQLEWVVAQYGHRSARANKTNRRKALASGTHALCAAEHYTGVLGHWALNNSWGEMNADPMLCDLYRWHGAEEVEHRHVSYNVAKYFGMDYLAQVVSGVMVSVVFFVMLLRGTRFLVHEDPALPNIGYIRLLWKLRASGRRGAVPAAGYIARSGLRLLKRDYSPVDEGSTAQAVAYLATSPAARLLHD; translated from the coding sequence ATGGCGACCGATAGGTTTGCTCCCGAGGAAGTGGCGCTGCGCCCACGAAATGTCCATTTTGACTGGGGAGCCTCGCCGCTGCACTGGATTCCTGGCGATCCGTACGCATCGCATGTCGTGACGGCGCTCAATTTGTTCCTGCCGGTGGCTGAGCGCTGGTTCAGCGCGTTGTTATCCGATGCGCTGGAATACGTGCGAGACGAGCGCCTGCGCGAGGAGATTGTCGGCTTTATCGGACAGGAAGCAGTGCATGCGAAGACGCATGATGAAGTCTTGGTCGACTATGTGCGCCGGCATGGGATCGATCCGGTGCCGTTCACGCGTCAGCTGGAGTGGGTCGTGGCCCAATACGGCCATCGTTCCGCGCGGGCGAATAAGACGAACCGGCGTAAGGCGCTGGCCTCCGGAACCCACGCGCTATGTGCCGCAGAGCATTACACCGGTGTGCTGGGTCATTGGGCACTGAACAACTCATGGGGCGAAATGAACGCCGACCCGATGTTGTGCGACCTGTACCGGTGGCATGGAGCCGAAGAAGTGGAACACCGGCACGTCTCGTACAACGTGGCGAAGTATTTCGGCATGGACTATCTCGCCCAAGTCGTGTCGGGGGTCATGGTTAGCGTTGTCTTCTTCGTAATGCTGCTGCGCGGCACCAGGTTTCTTGTCCACGAAGATCCGGCGTTGCCAAATATCGGCTACATCCGGCTTTTGTGGAAGCTGCGCGCTTCCGGGCGGCGGGGTGCGGTGCCCGCTGCCGGATACATAGCTCGCAGCGGACTCCGGCTGCTCAAACGCGACTACAGCCCAGTGGATGAGGGCAGCACTGCGCAGGCGGTCGCCTATCTGGCCACGTCCCCGGCGGCACGCCTTCTCCATGACTAA
- a CDS encoding LysR family transcriptional regulator, with product MDVRRLQILREFADRGTVGEVADAMRLTPSAVSQQLKVLAREAGVPLLRQDGRGIALTEAGRALVLRADEVIAAVDRAAEEMVAYREGTQPIVRIASFPSGGSLLLPRLVAAVAGEVDVRPADEDVTYSEAPGLLTEYDIVVTHRDERAAVLSSARVWSMTLMREPIDLLVHKNHPLAGRGSVTPSELADETWISVPEGFPVDDVLVSLGVSAGIRPRVRFRFKDFQIVEDMVAHGHGIALMPRYVSRSPRVARLVIREVRAGRLYEVLVRPGAQHRPAIAAAIRGLQEAAAVLQSG from the coding sequence ATGGATGTGCGCCGCCTGCAGATTCTCCGAGAATTTGCCGATCGCGGCACCGTCGGCGAGGTGGCTGACGCGATGAGGCTCACCCCCTCGGCGGTGTCGCAGCAGTTGAAGGTCTTGGCACGGGAGGCCGGTGTGCCGCTATTGCGGCAAGACGGGCGGGGTATCGCTCTTACCGAGGCAGGCCGCGCGCTGGTATTGCGGGCCGACGAGGTGATTGCCGCCGTCGACCGCGCGGCCGAGGAGATGGTGGCGTATCGGGAGGGGACACAACCGATCGTGCGGATCGCGTCGTTCCCGTCCGGTGGGAGCCTGCTGCTGCCCAGGCTGGTGGCCGCGGTGGCCGGTGAGGTCGATGTGCGTCCGGCAGACGAGGACGTGACGTACAGCGAGGCTCCCGGGTTGTTGACCGAGTACGACATTGTCGTCACTCACCGTGACGAGCGGGCCGCCGTGCTGAGCTCTGCACGGGTGTGGTCGATGACGCTGATGCGTGAGCCCATCGATCTGCTGGTGCACAAGAATCATCCGCTGGCGGGGCGAGGATCGGTGACTCCGTCCGAGTTGGCCGACGAGACCTGGATCAGTGTCCCGGAGGGATTTCCGGTGGACGATGTGCTGGTCTCACTCGGAGTGTCGGCGGGTATTCGACCCCGAGTCCGGTTCCGTTTCAAGGATTTCCAGATCGTCGAGGATATGGTGGCGCACGGCCATGGCATCGCGCTGATGCCGCGATACGTGAGCCGGAGTCCGCGGGTGGCACGGCTGGTCATCCGTGAGGTCCGGGCAGGACGGCTCTACGAGGTGCTGGTCCGTCCCGGTGCCCAGCACCGTCCGGCGATTGCCGCAGCGATCCGCGGCCTGCAGGAGGCGGCGGCGGTACTGCAGTCGGGATAG